The window GAAAGGCAGAAACACATGAAGCAACTTTCGATCACACTGACATGAAATTCCTTCGAGAAGTGGCATACCGTGCGCGGCGACGTATACTCTCTCGTCTCCCAAAATCCAGAGAAGACGTACACAAAATTTTGACATAGTCTGCATctttaacaacaacaaacaggGAGAAAGCTTCGTACTGGCGAATGACAGCAGCATGGGAGTGGTTGTCCTTTCATGCGCATCAaatgtttcgtttctttgcacCCTGGACAAGATTTTCGTGGACGGAACATTGAGATCATGCACGAAGTACTTCAAACAACTCTTCACAATCCACGGCCTCCGGAATGGTATTTACGTCCCGCTCGTGTTCAGCTTGCTGCCATCGAAATAAGAAACATGCTACTTGAAGATGATGCAGTTGGTCGAGCAGGCGGAAGCGGGCAAAACTTTTGAACCAACAACAGTTGTTGTCGACTTTGAGACAGCCATTCACAATGCCGTAAGACCCTCCTGGCCAAATGCTAACATTGTAGGATGCCGATTTCACCTAGGCCAGGCATGGTGGCGCAAAATTCAGAAACTGGGTCTGTCACCGTCTTTCAAGCGTGAGAATTCCGAAGTGGGTTTATGGCTTAAACAGGTGTATGGTTTGCCATACCTTCCACCATCAGAAGTTGCAGCTCCGCGGGAAGAAAAGCTCCGGCTATTTATAGACTATCTTGTCAATGAGTACATCAAAGACGGCTCTCGCTTTCCTCCGGAAATGTGGGCTGAGATGACTGACAACAGGCAGAATACCACCAACGCCTGTGAGTCGTTCCACAGTCGATTCAATGGGTGCTTCTACAGTCCACATCCAGATTTCTTTCGATTCTTGAGCGTTCTGTTGGACTTTCAGGTGGAGACAAGTAGTATTGGATAAACACGACTTAACGAGCAACATGacaccttcctcctctctcaccccccctgttacccccaattttgcaatttgcacccccaccaattttttaaaaatttttttttctattttttcacttaaaatcgctcatacacgcataagaatgtgataatagagcgtagaatataattttcaattaataaattcaattactattcattccaacgagagagagagaggaggaaaatatcaaattatcgttaagtcgtgttattctataacgagacacacgaaaagaagcgcacatacgcataaatgcactttctaaactcatttaataattcaagtcattactatacacattcaattcattaatgtgtcagtccaggttcggtaacagcatcagcccatgggcgccgccatttgcaaagcgtcacaccaggcagttcggaaagcatcacgtcaggtggcagcaccgctgtcatcatggggacttccgtggaatgcagaaagaaacaaaacaaaaaaaagtgctaacgaggggaaaacacgcgcgaaaacaggcacacacacacaaaattttcaccatcgcgaatatgtgcgggcatgcaccgacgagaatagcaacaagggtcattgacagaatggcgtacaagggaattgcgaacatgtttgggcatgcacggacaagaataacaacaacaacaaggggaagactttctactaatcgcaacaaggtaaatcgccaaacatacactactccaatacacgctgtCAAGTAATCGGagttagggggtaggtaaacgcgacaacagaagaagtattgaaacgacaactcaccggcaccgaagtatttccacacacatcactcagtcaaaaacagtcGCTCGTCACGAAATTCGTGGCGAGGAGAGCACCAACAACATGACCGCCACTCAGAGATCCACCCGAAGCAATGAAGCGTCCGTTGATTTCTCCGCCAGGGCATCAGGAGCTCTgcactgtcattggtcgtgacgtcatccgttCCAAAGGTCGTCCAGAGAGGAGAGCTTCGCAAATCCCCCTCTGTTATTCATTAAATATAGTAACCAGTTATGACGTCACTGTTTATGGAAATCTTGCATTAAAGCGAAATCCAGACGGGTGCTCACCTACACCACAACCGTTGCCCTAGCTTCCCCTGCGAGAATGAAGCACTGGTCTACCAGACACCGCGCTGTTTGACGTCATCATTTCCTCCCATTGTCTTAGGCTGCTCCTGTGAGCACCCAACCACCGCCCAAACGGTCAACGTTTCAAAGTTCGCTCTTGCTATCAGGAGTGAAGAATGCGCGCCAGACAAGAGTGCTTCATGCTCCCTGGTATTAATTGAATTTACATCGCCATATTATTTTCTTTACTGCGCTATTACTGAtttttcattcttacattaaaaattacaaaaactactactactacaaaaaaatgcTCTTGCTCCTGTTATTGAAGGTCATATGAAATTACTCTAATTTTTAACAGTCATAAATTATATTCACTCATTAAAGGAAACACCATCCATGCGCAaaggctgagaaaaaaaaaaactgagcctTGCAATTAAGCGCTATTTCCTCGGAGACTTACTAAATGACTAAATAAACATATCAAAAAGCGCTTTTTCTACTTTCAATCATTGTGAACCATATCAAAATTTTTTGTACAACAATTCAAGAAACTAATCATCGCTCTCTTCATGGACGCTGTTGCTTCTGTCTAAAATAACTGCCCCTATTGAAGATGAGAAAATAATAAGGCGAGCCTGGACCACTCAAGGTGATCAATAGGCTTACTCAATGCGCGAAAATCatattttctttctgattttgctcTTTAAAAGTAGCGCACTATCCACAAAGcgcgatctcagttgtctcgcgacgtaaacccccaattattattattattattattaaccatAGAGCGCGCCAAGTTTTCCTTAACCCCCATTTCTGCTTGCTACATGATGTGCCATGCAGTGACGCAGGGCAAGAATGAATAAATTTAGCATATGAAACGTATTTTCACCATTCCGTTTTGCAGCTTGCTTCCATGCATGAGCAGACACACAACCCTACCTTTTTTGTTCACGTTCGCTATGAaatttaattattattacttgAAATGGAATAAACTGCAGCAGATTCGTCTCACAGAGACGGAAATTTGCATTGAACGCTCAGATACCCTATTTTCTGCGCtacgactgcaaaattaagcaccatcatcaacacataagtCATAATACGTGTAATGCCTTATCGAGCAATGTGCATACCGacaggcatgacaaaacacagaacaaacacacaCTCCCGTTTCTACAGTCCGAAAATTATGGAACCGCGTAATTGTAGCACCCTGAATTTACCAGGAAATCTAAACTTGAACAGAGCTAAAAGCTCGACAAAAGCTAACACGGACAAACAACAACTGAAAAACAACAATTAACAAACACACCCATTCGTTTCTGCTGTCTGAATTCGCGCTAAATGCGTGAGCGATTCCAAGAGCAAGCACACCGTTTGAAGAAAGCctaacaaatgtagctcaacACAGCCCTCGCCACAATAGCCGGGTGGGAGGCGGCACGATTCACAAAAAACGACTTCTCTTGctgattttgcttttaaaacacgGTTAACTAGCAATtaagcgctccaagtttttcttACTTCTCATTCCTTCCTGCGTCTTCCGCGTCCTGTcatgcaatgaagcatggcaagaATTAGTAACTTTAGCATATGAAAGTCATTTTCACCAttccatttcgaaatttgcttccatgagcaggcacacagccgcccgtttttgtttttttttcacattggCTATGAAAATCCAATAATCATACTTACTtccaacaaattgcagtgaaatccaGATTCGATTCACGGAGACGATAATTTCTACCCTCTGCGTTAAGCGCCCAGATACCCGTATTGATGCTGGAATTGTAATAGCTATGACTGCAAAACTTAAGCACCTTCATCAACATAACAGTTATAATGCATGTCATGCTTTATCGAGCAAAGGGCATGCACAAGAATCGTGAAGCATCACAAGATACAcgctaacaaacaacaactcacagacacacacacatacatttctcCTCTCGGAAAATTATTAAGCAGCATAATACGACATACTCTGAATTTTACCGATAAAACTAAGTTTGGACACAGCTACAAGCACGACAAACGCGCAATCTATCAACCTACAACAATAACTGACGGTTAACTAGCAAACACACCATTTAATTCTACGCTAAAGgcatgagcgattcgataagaacaaagcacaccgctttATGAAAGCCTAACAGCTATGTAGTTTTAATACGGCCCTCGCTGCGATAACAGCGTGCAAGGCTCATAAAATCGGTGCGAATCCTTGTAAATTAGCGTGCCCAAAACAAGCACTTCACCTTGCCCGCAAGTCATTCCACAAAGGACTCTATTAAAAAACGCGCGCGATAAACCTCATTTTTTAAACTAATATTTCGCGCAATCGTACATAACTTCTTTACTCGACCGACAGGAATAGGCATACACAAAGAACTCACTTGCCAAGTGGGGTCCCCGCATAAAGTACGcccgcacacaacaacaacaataaatgatgacgattagATTGGGTGTGGTGGGGTGCTGTGGTGGGTTGaggcacgcacacagacacacatacagaCTCACATTTTTCATTACACACAACGTGCGTCGCGAGTCTTCACAGTCACAGAAATccatattatttctctaagtcAATAATTATTCATCGCAAAACACTGCCCATATATACTATGTATGCAGCCATGAAACAATAGGGCTTCGgttcggatgtaataggattcaCCGTCTGCCGACCGACGcgtacgagagagagagagaaaaaaaaagaaagaagaacacGAGTGAAAGCAGGCCAGGAATGCGCGTTGGCTATGGCTAtgcgtacagaaaaaaagaaagaaacggtgcCATCATGCTCATATGCAGCATCTCTAATACatctccctattattattactattttcaacaacatcaacaccaTAATACAGATGGGCTACACGAAATTCTGATTCTTTCCTTTTACTTGTATTCGCTTCCACTAAAATAATTTGAAGGAATAATATACAGTGGAACAGGAAAATGAGAACAGAATTTCAGCATACGCTACAGGCTGGTTCACCTAACAAGCTCGAAACCTTTCTGAATATATCCTGCAGGTACTGGAATAAAGATTTATCGCAAAGATaatcatctgctgcacgtcgtattttttaaaataagaaATGGTAAAAACACTCGCTCTCAGCGTGTTAAACGCTATATGTAgcaaataataacaacaatatcagggcatttttgttctttatttcgttatttccaagagctcattactttgtgcgagccatagaaaaattaaaaatttatgCTTTGCTGCCGTTAAAGTAGCACGAAAACgcactcgaatagcaaagtgcatATTGTCAAgcataacaaatgcacacgctAACGACAACAATAACTACTAACAAACACAACCCTTCATTTCTACTGTCTGAATTCGCGGTAGAAGCGTATAAGTGCTTTCACAAGAACAAGCACAGTGCTTGAAGAAAGTCTataacaaatgtagctcaacGCAGCCCTTCCCACAATCACCGTGTTGAAGGCTGTATTTTCTTTCTGAGTTTGCTTTAAAAACGTAGATTAAACAGTTTTTCGCACATAACATTTCTGCTTGCTACGTGACGCGTCCTATCATGTAATAAAGCAGGGAAAGAATTACTAAATttagcacacaaaaaaatgttttgcgaTACCGATTCGCAATTCgctttcatgagcaggcacatccCTTCCCTTGTTTGTTCACAACTTTACAGCGCGCATGAAATTTAAACACGATTTCTTAAAATGCAACAAATTACTG of the Ornithodoros turicata isolate Travis unplaced genomic scaffold, ASM3712646v1 Chromosome270, whole genome shotgun sequence genome contains:
- the LOC135373613 gene encoding uncharacterized protein LOC135373613, encoding MMQLVEQAEAGKTFEPTTVVVDFETAIHNAVRPSWPNANIVGCRFHLGQAWWRKIQKLGLSPSFKRENSEVGLWLKQVYGLPYLPPSEVAAPREEKLRLFIDYLVNEYIKDGSRFPPEMWAEMTDNRQNTTNACESFHSRFNGCFYSPHPDFFRFLSVLLDFQVETSSIG